One genomic region from Kwoniella dejecticola CBS 10117 chromosome 1, complete sequence encodes:
- a CDS encoding aspartate-tRNA ligase encodes MSLVRTRVLSSFRGCPRCVVTSRSLPTLLSRGGVRRNSTITPREIKPYLPKAGPKAHHGPRAKITHEIQDLSPGLEGQKVVVAGWLFSQRRASENLHFFTLRSSSHSVQLVSRSKDTSHDAMTWPLESVVLVEGIVKSRKQKAKSSSAPVDEIEIDLSKVTLLNPAEAQLPFYPNRPEVANEDLRNQHRYLDLRRAELADNLKTRSKVAHIVRNYLHDNGFTEVETPILLNSSPEGAREFLVPTRSLSSDGSPTFYALPQSPQQPKQLLIASGAIPRYYQIAKCFRDEDGRKDRQPEFTQIDLEMAFVDGSAPRTGKDGMRSTWNIGGSQIREIIEGLVKKIWKDIKGVDLEGWFRVMPYDVAMDVYGSDKPDTRFEMYTLPIGYYPTLSDASLDKVLLDQSPSTVEFMIVPARQAEGLDIPSLARSSQSIDYVKITDKNIYTWQNESVLTAPIGLEQDRSLPVGVKPGDVVWVSRRKKIAEGGWTHLGRLRVQISEILMSKGLIDLPANPHFLWITQFPLFTMADEDKIHLSKGRYSSTHHPFTAPMFEDLEDLKKGKVDGVRGQHYDLVLNGQEIGGGSVRIHDAELQEWVMKEVLQLDDQEIGRFDHLLKALRCGAPPHGGIALGFDRLVAILTGSKSIREVIAFPKSGTSGSDPVFRSPSVSSDEVLREYGLTSLRSVKEGKAKKKVEEVQVETVQGKVVVEEEEQRGGQDHQVSRKEVTEEEEKKEEHVEIDEKEEITKK; translated from the exons ATGTCGCTGGTGCGCACAAGGGTGCTGAGTAGCTTCCGAGGCTGTCCGCGATGCGTGGTAACAAGTCGCTCACTGCCGACGCTACTCTCGAGAGGGGGTGTTCGACGGAACTCGACAATAACACCTAGGGAGATCAAGCCGTATCTACCTAAGGCTGGACCAAAGGCGCATCACG GCCCACGAGCGAAGATCACGCATGAAATACAGGACTTGTCTCCGGGCTTAGAGGGACAGAAAGTCGTCGTTGCCGGATGGCTTTTCTCGCAGCG ACGAGCATCCGAGAACCTGCATTTCTTCACCCTCCGATCCTCTTCGCATTCGGTACAGCTTGTATCCCGCTCGAAAGACACCTCGCACGATGCGATGACCTGGCCATTGGAGAGTGTAGTTTTGGTCGAGGGAATTGTGAAAAGCAGGAAACAAAAAGCCAAGAGTAGCTCTGCACCTGTGGACGAGATAGAGATCGATCTATCGAAAGTCACCTTGCTGAATCCTGCCGAGGCTCAATTGCCATTTTATCCGAACCGACCTGAGGTT GCGAATGAAGATTTACGAaatcaacatcgatatctAGATCTGCGGCGAGCGGAACTCGCGGACAACCTCAAAACGAGGAGTAAAGTAGCTCATATCGTACGGAACTACCTACACGATAACG GTTTCACCGAAGTCGAAACCCCAATCCTCCTAAACTCATCTCCCGAAGGCGCACGAGAATTCCTCGTTCCCACTCGATCCCTTTCCTCTGACGGCTCACCCACATTCTACGCTTTACCCCAATCACCCCAACAACCTAAACAGCTGCTCATTGCCTCCGGCGCCATACCGAGATACTACCAAATTGCGAAATGCTTCAGAGACGAGGACGGTCGGAAAGACCGACAGCCCGAGTTCACTCAGATCGATCTTGAGATGGCGTTCGTTGATGGGTCTGCCCCGCGGACGGGGAAAGACGGTATGCGGTCGACGTGGAATATCGGTGGATCGCAGATCCGCGAGATCATCGAGGGGctggtcaagaagatctggaaggATATCAAGGGTGTTGACTTGGAAGGATGGTTCAGAGTCATGCCCTATGATGTGGCCATGGACGTG TATGGCTCAGACAAGCCCGATACGCGGTTCGAGATGTAT ACACTGCCAATAGGATACTACCCCACGTTGTCCGATGCTTCCCTTGATAAGGTCCTACTTGACCAATCACCCTCAACGGTCGAATTCATGATTGTCCCTGCACGTCAAGCTGAAGGGCTAGACATCCCATCTTTGGCCCGAAGCAGTCAATCG ATCGACTATGTCAAGATCACAGACAAGAACATATATACATGGCAGAACGAATCGGTTTTGACCGCTCCAATAGGGCTAGAACAAGACAGGAGTCTGCCTGTCGGTGTGAAGCCTGGAGATGTAGTCTGGGTCTCCAGGCGAAAGAAGAttgccgag GGCGGCTGGACACATCTTGGTAGATTACGAGTGCAGATATCCGAGATTCTCATGTCTAAAG GTCTGATCGACTTACCGGCTAATCCGCATTTCCTGTGGATCACCCAATTCCCCTTATTCACCATGGCCGACGAGGACAAGATTCACCTTTCCAAGGGCCGGTATTCGTCGACACACCACCCGTTCACTGCTCCGATGTTCGAGGATCTGGAGGATTTGAAGAAAGGTAAAGTGGACGGAGTGCGGGGTCAGCATTATGATTTGGTCTTGAACGGCCAAGAGATTGGCGGTGGGAGTGTCAGGATACATGATGCGGAGTTGCAAGaatgggtgatgaaggaggTCTTGCAA CTCGACGATCAGGAGATAGGTCGATTCGATCATCTGCTTAAAGCCTTACGGTGCGGTGCGCCGCCACACGGAGGTATCGCATTAG GCTTCGACCGCTTAGTGGCGATATTGACAGGGTCGAAGTCGATAAGGGAGGTGATAGCATTCCCGAAATCAGGAACCTCAGGCTCGGATCCTGTATTCCGATCGCCTTCTGTATCGTCGGATGAAGTATTGCGGGAATACGGCTTGACTTCGCTGAGATCAGTCAAGGAAgggaaggcaaagaagaaggtagaagaagtGCAAGTGGAGACGGTCCAAGGGAAAGTCgttgttgaagaggaagaacaacgAGGTGGGCAAGATCATCAGGTCAGCAGAAAAGAAGtgacggaggaggaagagaagaaggaggaacatgttgagattgatgagaaagaggagataacGAAGAAGTAA